The Deltaproteobacteria bacterium genome window below encodes:
- the trpB gene encoding tryptophan synthase subunit beta codes for MKKTGKGRKASAQNASRLGGVPDRLGHFGIYGGRYISETLMPAVMELEEAYLKWKNDPGFKKEFAYYLGEYVGRPTPLYYAERLTKKAGGAEIFLKREDLCHTGAHKINNTIGQILLAKRMGKKRVIAETGAGQHGVATATVAAMFGLECEIYMGEDDIKRQLPNVFRMKLLGAKVTPVTSGSRTLKDAMNEALRDWVTNVYNTFYIIGTVAGPHPYPMLVRDFQSIIGAEARRQIQAMTGGLPDLLVACVGGGSNAIGLFHTFLDDKKVRMAGVEAGGEGLKTGKHAASINGGRVGVLHGNKTYLLQDKHGQIIDTHSISAGLDYPGVGPEHAYLNDIGRVAYTTITDKEALDGFKALTLAEGIIPALESSHAVAYAMKAAREMKKGAKIIVCLSGRGDKDLNTVSKAFNFEI; via the coding sequence ATGAAGAAAACCGGCAAGGGCCGCAAGGCTTCGGCGCAAAACGCTTCACGACTCGGCGGGGTACCGGACAGGCTCGGCCACTTCGGCATCTACGGCGGGAGATACATCTCCGAGACCCTGATGCCAGCGGTCATGGAGCTCGAGGAGGCCTATCTCAAGTGGAAGAACGACCCCGGCTTCAAAAAGGAATTCGCCTATTACCTAGGCGAGTACGTCGGAAGGCCCACTCCACTCTACTACGCCGAGAGGCTTACGAAGAAGGCCGGGGGCGCGGAAATATTCCTCAAGAGGGAAGACCTCTGCCACACCGGCGCGCACAAGATCAATAACACTATCGGCCAGATACTACTCGCGAAGAGGATGGGGAAGAAACGCGTCATCGCGGAGACGGGCGCGGGCCAGCACGGGGTTGCGACCGCCACTGTCGCTGCCATGTTCGGCCTCGAATGCGAGATATACATGGGAGAGGACGATATCAAGAGGCAGCTCCCTAACGTCTTCAGGATGAAGCTCCTCGGCGCGAAGGTAACTCCCGTAACCTCCGGCAGCAGGACCTTAAAAGACGCAATGAACGAGGCGCTCCGTGATTGGGTCACGAACGTCTACAACACCTTCTACATAATCGGCACGGTCGCAGGCCCGCACCCCTACCCCATGCTCGTAAGGGACTTCCAGTCGATAATAGGCGCTGAGGCGAGGAGGCAGATACAGGCGATGACCGGGGGTCTACCGGACCTCCTTGTAGCCTGCGTAGGCGGCGGCAGTAACGCTATCGGCCTCTTCCACACCTTCCTCGACGACAAAAAGGTCCGTATGGCAGGGGTCGAAGCCGGGGGCGAGGGCCTAAAAACCGGCAAGCACGCGGCATCTATAAACGGCGGACGGGTCGGCGTCCTCCACGGCAACAAGACCTATCTCCTGCAGGACAAACACGGACAGATTATAGACACCCACTCCATATCAGCCGGGCTCGATTACCCCGGCGTGGGCCCCGAGCACGCGTATCTTAACGACATCGGCAGGGTCGCGTATACTACAATTACGGACAAAGAGGCGCTCGATGGCTTCAAGGCGCTTACGCTCGCGGAAGGCATCATCCCGGCGCTCGAAAGCTCCCACGCGGTCGCGTACGCCATGAAAGCCGCCCGGGAGATGAAGAAAGGCGCGAAGATTATAGTCTGCCTCTCAGGCAGGGGCGATAAGGACCTGAATACCGTCTCCAAGGCGTTCAATTTCGAGATATGA
- the trpA gene encoding tryptophan synthase subunit alpha — protein MAVKGKNRIESLFERLRADGKKALITFVTAGDPDLPTSKRIVRELERSGADLIELGIPFSDPMADGPTIQASSERALKKDVHIREVLGLVREIRKNSEIPIVLFGYYNPIFNYGLKRFAKEIRAAGADGVLIVDLPAEEADELKTELDRNSVDLIFLLTPTSDDNRMRLVASKASGFIYFVSVTGVTGARKNLSTDIPAYMRRLRKFTNIPIGVGFGISTPKQAREVCKSADAAVVGSAIVNIIAGMQGSAKSMRVLGSFVSGLKQGISRPR, from the coding sequence ATGGCCGTAAAGGGAAAAAACAGGATAGAATCATTATTCGAGAGGCTCAGGGCGGACGGGAAAAAGGCGCTCATCACCTTTGTTACAGCCGGGGACCCGGACCTCCCGACATCCAAACGGATAGTCCGCGAGCTTGAGAGATCCGGGGCCGATCTTATAGAGCTCGGCATTCCGTTCTCGGACCCAATGGCGGACGGCCCGACCATACAGGCCTCGTCGGAGCGCGCGCTCAAGAAGGATGTCCATATCAGGGAAGTACTGGGGCTCGTAAGAGAAATAAGAAAAAATAGCGAGATACCCATCGTCCTCTTCGGCTACTATAACCCAATCTTCAACTACGGCCTTAAGAGGTTCGCGAAGGAAATCCGCGCCGCCGGGGCCGACGGGGTCCTCATAGTGGACCTCCCGGCAGAGGAGGCCGACGAGCTTAAAACCGAGCTCGACAGGAACTCAGTTGATCTCATATTCCTCCTTACGCCCACGAGTGACGATAATAGGATGCGCCTTGTGGCCTCGAAGGCATCCGGGTTCATATACTTCGTTAGCGTAACAGGCGTGACCGGCGCGAGGAAGAACCTCTCAACGGACATCCCGGCCTATATGAGGCGCCTCCGGAAATTCACAAACATTCCCATCGGCGTGGGCTTCGGCATATCGACGCCAAAGCAGGCGCGCGAGGTCTGCAAAAGCGCGGACGCGGCGGTAGTAGGGAGCGCGATCGTAAACATAATAGCAGGGATGCAAGGTTCAGCAAAATCCATGCGCGTGCTCGGCAGTTTCGTCTCAGGTCTTAAGCAGGGCATCAGCAGGCCCAGATAG
- the accD gene encoding acetyl-CoA carboxylase, carboxyltransferase subunit beta, whose protein sequence is MIWFKKDLFTNGEESKSVKVPFGLWVKCDHCGEIIYKKEVERNLDVCPKCNYHFRISARARIEITFDEGTFREFDQSMEPMDALDFRDVKKYKDRLKAAQRETGLKDAMVSGEGLIGGERAAAAVFEFSYMGGSMGSVVGEKIARAVERAIESRSGVVIFSSSGGARMQESILSLMQMAKTSAALAKLREAGLPYISVLTDPTMGGVSASFAMLGDVIVAEPRALIGFAGPRVIAETIRQKLPEGFQRSEYLLEHGIIDMIVERKLMKETISKLLSMLKG, encoded by the coding sequence ATGATCTGGTTTAAGAAAGACCTCTTCACGAACGGGGAAGAGAGTAAAAGCGTCAAGGTCCCTTTCGGGCTGTGGGTCAAGTGCGATCATTGCGGCGAGATAATCTACAAAAAAGAGGTCGAGCGGAACCTCGACGTCTGCCCCAAGTGCAACTACCACTTCCGCATCTCAGCCCGGGCCAGGATAGAAATAACCTTCGACGAGGGGACCTTCCGCGAGTTCGACCAGTCCATGGAGCCAATGGACGCGCTGGACTTCAGGGACGTAAAGAAATACAAGGACAGGCTCAAGGCCGCGCAGAGGGAGACCGGGCTCAAGGACGCGATGGTCTCCGGCGAGGGCCTCATAGGCGGCGAGCGGGCGGCAGCCGCGGTCTTCGAGTTCTCGTACATGGGCGGCTCAATGGGCTCGGTAGTCGGAGAAAAAATAGCCCGCGCCGTTGAAAGAGCGATCGAAAGCCGTTCCGGCGTCGTCATATTCTCGTCGTCAGGAGGGGCCAGGATGCAGGAGTCGATACTATCGCTCATGCAGATGGCCAAGACCTCGGCGGCGCTTGCCAAGCTCCGCGAGGCCGGGCTCCCCTATATTTCAGTCCTCACCGACCCCACGATGGGCGGCGTCTCCGCAAGCTTCGCCATGCTCGGGGACGTGATAGTCGCCGAGCCCCGGGCGCTAATCGGGTTCGCCGGCCCAAGGGTAATAGCCGAGACCATAAGGCAGAAGCTCCCGGAAGGCTTCCAGAGATCCGAATACCTGTTGGAGCACGGCATAATAGACATGATCGTCGAAAGGAAGCTCATGAAAGAGACGATCTCAAAGCTCCTTTCCATGCTCAAGGGCTGA